The proteins below come from a single Zea mays cultivar B73 chromosome 8, Zm-B73-REFERENCE-NAM-5.0, whole genome shotgun sequence genomic window:
- the LOC100194002 gene encoding uncharacterized protein isoform X1, which yields MSEGATATSPALETEVAPLPDNDDLHREIFLRLPPLPSSLPRASLVCKRWRRLISDPAFLRRFHVHHRAPPLLGFFADEDGDIEFVPTLRRPDRIPGARFSLPRRDNDYLSFLGCRHGLALLVDRARFEAVVWNPVSGSQCRVPFPLEFNKRHVYKGAVVRSSGDGHVQGDSRLIPFKLVLVHHTDLHDKLAFACLYESESGRWGNISSIAIPLSRLHQPAVLVGNRLYWILLGTSDILEFDLDGQSLAIVRKPEDARVTNNSGIQALAVEGNKLGLATLSKMSIQLWRRETNSDAAGRWMPWKTVELDKLLPVSRSTRIWPTTILGFDEDSNAFFICTSVGIYMIQLESTQFTKLLEGDSFTAYYPYTSLYTAGLGIDDGDDRAEILNDT from the exons ATGAGCGAGGGTGCTACTGCCACCTCGCCGGCGCTGGAGACCGAGGTGGCGCCTTTGCCGGACAACGACGACCTCCATCGGGAGATCTTTCTCCGTCTACCGCCGCTCCCCTCGTCGCTGCCCCGCGCCTCCCTCGTCTGCAAGCGCTGGCGCCGCCTCATCTCCGACCCCGCCTTCCTCCGCCGCTTCCACGTCCACCACAGGGCGCCTCCCCTCCTCGGCTTCTTCGCCGACGAAGACGGCGACATCGAGTTCGTGCCCACGCTGCGCCGGCCCGACCGCATCCCCGGCGCGCGCTTCTCCCTGCCGCGGCGCGACAACGACTATTTGAGCTTCCTCGGCTGCCGCCACGGCCTCGCCCTCCTCGTCGATCGCGCGCGGTTCGAGGCCGTGGTGTGGAATCCCGTCAGCGGCAGTCAGTGCCGCGTGCCTTTCCCACTGGAGTTCAACAAAAGACACGTCTACAAAGGCGCTGTGGTGAGATCCTCCGGTGACGGCCACGTGCAGGGTGATTCCCGCTTGATCCCCTTCAAACTGGTATTGGTACATCATACTGACCTCCACGACAAGCTTGCGTTCGCGTGCCTGTATGAATCGGAGTCTGGTAGATGGGGCAATATCAGCTCAATAGCTATTCCATTGTCTCGTTTGCATCAGCCTGCTGTCCTAGTTGGAAACCGACTTTACTGGATACTTTTGGGTACCAGTGACATCCTTGAGTTTGATTTGGATGGCCAGAGTCTAGCCATAGTTCGGAAGCCAGAGGACGCCCGTGTTACAAACAATTCAGGCATTCAGGCCCTGGCAGTAGAAGGTAACAAGCTTGGCCTTGCAACTTTGTCAAAGATGAGCATCCAATTGTGGCGGAGAGAGACCAATTCAGATGCTGCCGGCCGGTGGATGCCATGGAAAACTGTTGAACTAGATAAGCTCCTTCCAGTAAGTCGGTCAACCAGGATATGGCCAACAACCATTCTGGGGTTTGATGAGGATAGCAATGCTTTCTTTATTTGTACGAGTGTTGGCATCTACATGATCCAGCTTGAGTCAACACAGTTCACGAAACTTTTGGAAGGTGATTCGTTTACTGCCTATTATCCCTACACAAGTTTATATACTGCAG GCTTGGGCATAGATGATGGAGATGATAGAGCTGAAATTTTGAACGATACATGA